The following are encoded together in the Sparus aurata chromosome 1, fSpaAur1.1, whole genome shotgun sequence genome:
- the cntf gene encoding ciliary neurotrophic factor, with amino-acid sequence MAARRTRRTTGSDVSRTTAARAAAVAEQLRYECSILLELYKKKESFSADVSVVDGRLVSVPPPSSQLDTRDKLWRLHSALLQCRSLLERAITKEEEELGDGTKADYETQRKKVKDRLSLLLINTGELLKAVDGAAIPTPSLDGLEIDGPTVLFELKLWVYRIYKEVDYWTKTAITTLQALPSVLAKERVMATRVRITRSARR; translated from the exons ATGGCAGCGAGGCGGACCAGACGCACGACCGGGTCGGATGTGAGCAGGACCACCGCGGCCCGGGCCGCTGCTGTGGCCGAGCAGCTGCGCTACGAGTGCTCCATCTTACTGGAACTTTAT aaaaagaaggagagttTCTCTGCAGATGTTTCTGTGGTGGACGGTCGTCTGGTGTCcgtccctcctccttcctcccagCTGGACACCAGGGACAAGCTGTGGCGTCTCCACTCGGCTCTGCTACAGTGCCGCAGCCTGCTGGAGAGAGCCATCActaaagaggaagaggagctgggCGATGGGACGAAGGCCGATTATGAGACCCAGAGGAAGAAGGTGAAGGACAGATTATCACTTCTCTTGATCAATACAGGGGAGCTCCTCAAAGCTGTCGACGGCGCGGCCATCCCGACTCCCAGTTTGGACGGATTGGAG ATAGACGGTCCGACTGTTCTGTTTGAGCTGAAGCTTTGGGTTTACCGGATCTACAAAGAGGTGGACTACTGGACCAAAACGGCCATCACCACATTGCAAGCCCTGCCCTCTGTGTTAGCCAAGGAGCGAGTGATGGCCACACGAGTCAGGATAACGAGAAGCGCCCGCAGATGa
- the LOC115580104 gene encoding uncharacterized protein LOC115580104 codes for MNSLVGYGVSSESDSDGDAEDVNNGGVSSVKELSDETPGDKRTRNFLLETGSASSESEPEEDDPEPSSSPPPPHPHIPASSAARQSTLPPPSLGSLNPNKLPPPSLNTCSDSSVFANPFKAQADQKLSALQKHVPLTLQAQPSQIGGKRMCVSYRKDGRCRFGIKCKFAHDSDLQTPVTPTDCHPAVSEDLSDPDESHAGGSCVGGQETKEEESGGQQAKKRRVGLSNTLIPPKRAMKQFSMQRDRERVNMS; via the exons ATGAACTCTCTGGTCGGCTACGGAGTGTCGTCGGAGTCTGACAGCGATGGAGATGCCGAGGATGTAAACAACGGTGGAGTTAG TTCTGTGAAGGAGCTGAGTGATGAGACTCCAGGTGACAAAAGGACCCGCAACTTCTTGCTGGAGACTGGTTCAGCTTCCAGTGAGTCAGAACCAGAGGAAGATGACCCAGAGCCCTcctcatcaccaccaccaccacatccccACATACCAGCATCCTCTGCAGCCcgccagtccaccctgcctcctcCTTCCCTGGGCTCCCTCAACCCCAACAAACTACCTCCTCCTTCTCTGAACACCTGCTCTGACAGCAGTGTGTTTGCCAACCCCTTCAAGGCTCAGGCAGACCAGAAGCTCAGCGCCTTGCAGAAACACGTCCCCCTCACACTGCAGGCCCAACCCTCCCAGATAGGGGGTAAAAGGATGTGTGTGTCGTACAGGAAGGATGGAAGGTGCAGGTTTGGGATCAAGTGCAAGTTTGCTCATGACAGTGACCTCCAGACCCCTGTGACCCCCACTGACTGTCATCCAGCTGTGAGCGAAGACCTGTCAGATCCAGATGAGTCCCATGCAGGTGGCTCATGTGTCGGAGGACAGGAGACGAAAGAGGAAGAGTCAGGAGGGCAGCAAGCGAAGAAGAGGAGGGTCGGACTGAGTAACACCTTAATACCCCCTAAACGAGCTATGAAGCAGTTTTCCatgcagagggacagagagcgGGTCAATATGTCCTGA
- the zfp91 gene encoding E3 ubiquitin-protein ligase ZFP91 isoform X1 codes for MEAAGDRAEDVNKGGEPAEDKAAEQTPATSSSVTPRRGLRERGASRPRSGGSASLTDVNGAASSPQSSGRVLRDRSTRAVPAWLKDSKSDDDEDEPSPDIGATKRRKVSNSRRKKNSESAGSAEAGGGVAGDSLQGTDSEDPKKPATDAQALPSRRPPAQTRAKPPSGRAGRGSAKPVCKTEPGMENPAAVERELNNKEKCDIEKKEKESEDVAEPVLDDEDPSFQGDPNDHNNQPQSQSGAEEEEALSSDEDVPFRDDLNDQSYDPRAERDVPKPKRRPPPKQKEKKEKEKAPKKEKEVAEIKIEGLDNVESVEEEVKLEEEMVEDPDGPRKRGRRKKDDKTPRLPKRRKKPPVQYVRCEMEGCGTVLAHPRYLQHHIKYQHLLKKKYVCPHPSCGRLFRLQKQLLRHAKHHTDQRDYICEFCARAFKSSHNLAVHRMIHTGEKPLQCEICGFTCRQKASLNWHMKKHDADATYQFSCPICGKKFEKKDCVVAHKAKSHPEVLIAEALAANAGALITTPASLLELSGNPMQTEVTALDVSQIGQDGQVDQLSQEGQVGQQVAQVSQMGHVSQQVSHQVVLLGQDQSLHAMQVPVTIALSPLDPPSPADNQQQTHLQLQMPVQFVQAAQQSQLTLHSSSLVTQHQPQLQSLQSYSSQQQNQGQTQTLQMTFQPVSQSQTHIQQIPILATSQQLQTLQTAAPSPHPHPHPQSQDPASTNGDSFILDNPVLSSSAQTEAVGEDGVVWEHTAQGEVLSDGAERHLQQALM; via the exons ATGGAAGCGGCCGGCGACCGAGCAGAGGATGTAAATAAAGGTGGCGAGCCGGCGGAGGACAAGGCCGCAGAGCAGACCCCGGCCACCAGTTCGAGCGTTACCCCGAGGAGGGGGCTGAGGGAGCGCGGAGCGAGCCGCCCGAGGTCCGGCGGCTCTGCTTCACTAACGGACGTTAACGGAGCAGCGTCGAGCCCGCAGAGCTCGGGACGGGTTTTGAGAGACAGGTCAACAAGGGCAGTACCGGCCTGGCTGAAGGACAGCAAGAGCGACGACGACGAGGACGAACCGAGCCCGGACATCGGCGCGACCAAGCGGAGGAAAGTTTCCAACTCGAGGCGGAAGAAAAATTCAGAATCAGCGGGTTCGGCTGAGGCTGGAGGGGGGGTCGCAGGTGACAGCCTTCAAGGCACAGA CTCAGAGGACCCAAAGAAACCTGCCACAGATGCTCAAG CTCTTCCCTCCCGACGCCCCCCGGCCCAGACTCGTGCCAAGCCCCCGTCTGGCAGGGCCGGCCGCGGCTCTGCCAAGCCTGTGTGTAAGACCGAACCTGGAATGGAGAATCCAGCTG cagtGGAAAGAGAGTTGAACAATAAAGAGAAGTGTGACAT tgaaaagaaagaaaaggagagcgAGGATGTTGCTGAGCCAGTCTTGGATGATGAGGACCCTTCATTTCAGGGTGACCCAAACGACCACAACAACCAGCCACAGAGTCAGAG tggcgcagaggaggaagaggcccTCAGCAGTGATGAAGACGTTCCTTTTAGAGACGATCTCAATGACCAGAGCTATGATCCGAGAGCTGAAAG GGATGTCCCTAAACCAAAGCGGAGACCTCCCCCTaaacagaaggagaagaaagagaaagagaaagcacctaaaaaagagaaagaggttGCTGAGATAAAGATAGAAGGTTTGGACAATGTGGAGAGTGTGGAAGAGGAAGTGAAGCTAGAGGAAGAAATGGTGGAGGACCCAGATGGACCCAGGAA GAGAGGTCGGCGGAAAAAAGACGATAAAACCCCAAGGCTGCCAAAGAGAAG GAAGAAGCCCCCAGTGCAGTATGTGCGCTGTGAAATGGAAGGATGTGGGACAGTCCTGGCTCATCCTCGTTACCTGCAG CACCATATAAAGTATCAGCACTTGCTTAAGAAGAAGTACGTCTGTCCTCACCCGTCGTGTGGGAGGCTTTTCCGCCTACAGAAGCAGCTGCTGCGACATGCGAAGCACCACACAG ACCAGCGGGACTACATCTGTGAGTTCTGTGCTCGTGCCTTCAAGAGCTCCCACAACCTGGCTGTGCACCGCATGATTCACACCGGAGAGAAGCCCCTACA GTGTGAAATCTGTGGCTTCACGTGTCGTCAAAAGGCGTCTCTCAACTGGCACATGAAGAAGCATGATGCTGATGCCACTTATCAGTTCTCCTGCCCAATTTGTGGCAAGAAGTTTGAGAAGAAGGACTGTGTGGTGGCCCACAAGGCCAAGAGCCACCCTGAGGTGCTAATAGCAGAGGCACTGGCAGCCAACGCTGGCGCTCTCATCACAACCCCCGCCTCCCTGCTGGAGCTTTCAGGAAACCCCATGCAAACGGAGGTCACTGCCCTGGATGTGAGCCAAATAGGGCAGGATGGGCAGGTGGACCAGCTGAGCCAGGAAGGGCAAGTCGGGCAGCAAGTGGCTCAGGTGTCCCAGATGGGCCATGTGTCCCAACAAGTGAGTCACCAGGTGGTTTTACTGGGACAAGACCAGAGCCTCCATGCCATGCAGGTGCCAGTGACGATCGCCCTGTCCCCCCTTGACCCCCCTTCGCCAGCTGACAACCAGCAGCAGACTCACCTCCAGCTCCAGATGCCCGTCCAGTTTGTGCAGGCGGCTCAGCAGTCACAACTGACCCTCCATTCCAGCTCATTGGTGACCCAACATCAACCCCAGCTCCAGTCTCTGCAGTCGTATTCCTCCCAGCAGCAGAACCAGGGCCAGACGCAGACACTCCAGATGACCTTCCAGCCGGTCAGCCAGTCTCAGACCCACATTCAGCAGATCCCCATCCTAGCCACTTCTCAGCAGCTTCAGACCCTACAGACGGCCGCCCCAAGCCCCCATCCCCATCCCCATCCCCAGTCCCAGGATCCAGCTTCTACCAACGGGGACAGCTTTATTCTGGACAATCCCGTGCTCTCGTCTTCCGCTCAGACAGAGGCTGTAGGGGAGGACGGTGTGGTGTGGGAGCATACGGCACAGGGGGAAGTTCTGTCGGACGGCGCTGAGAGGCATTTGCAGCAGGCCCTCATGtaa
- the zfp91 gene encoding E3 ubiquitin-protein ligase ZFP91 isoform X2, translating into MEAAGDRAEDVNKGGEPAEDKAAEQTPATSSSVTPRRGLRERGASRPRSGGSASLTDVNGAASSPQSSGRVLRDRSTRAVPAWLKDSKSDDDEDEPSPDIGATKRRKVSNSRRKKNSESAGSAEAGGGVAGDSLQGTDSEDPKKPATDAQALPSRRPPAQTRAKPPSGRAGRGSAKPVCKTEPGMENPAAVERELNNKEKCDIEKKEKESEDVAEPVLDDEDPSFQGDPNDHNNQPQSQSGAEEEEALSSDEDVPFRDDLNDQSYDPRAERDVPKPKRRPPPKQKEKKEKEKAPKKEKEVAEIKIEGLDNVESVEEEVKLEEEMVEDPDGPRKGRRKKDDKTPRLPKRRKKPPVQYVRCEMEGCGTVLAHPRYLQHHIKYQHLLKKKYVCPHPSCGRLFRLQKQLLRHAKHHTDQRDYICEFCARAFKSSHNLAVHRMIHTGEKPLQCEICGFTCRQKASLNWHMKKHDADATYQFSCPICGKKFEKKDCVVAHKAKSHPEVLIAEALAANAGALITTPASLLELSGNPMQTEVTALDVSQIGQDGQVDQLSQEGQVGQQVAQVSQMGHVSQQVSHQVVLLGQDQSLHAMQVPVTIALSPLDPPSPADNQQQTHLQLQMPVQFVQAAQQSQLTLHSSSLVTQHQPQLQSLQSYSSQQQNQGQTQTLQMTFQPVSQSQTHIQQIPILATSQQLQTLQTAAPSPHPHPHPQSQDPASTNGDSFILDNPVLSSSAQTEAVGEDGVVWEHTAQGEVLSDGAERHLQQALM; encoded by the exons ATGGAAGCGGCCGGCGACCGAGCAGAGGATGTAAATAAAGGTGGCGAGCCGGCGGAGGACAAGGCCGCAGAGCAGACCCCGGCCACCAGTTCGAGCGTTACCCCGAGGAGGGGGCTGAGGGAGCGCGGAGCGAGCCGCCCGAGGTCCGGCGGCTCTGCTTCACTAACGGACGTTAACGGAGCAGCGTCGAGCCCGCAGAGCTCGGGACGGGTTTTGAGAGACAGGTCAACAAGGGCAGTACCGGCCTGGCTGAAGGACAGCAAGAGCGACGACGACGAGGACGAACCGAGCCCGGACATCGGCGCGACCAAGCGGAGGAAAGTTTCCAACTCGAGGCGGAAGAAAAATTCAGAATCAGCGGGTTCGGCTGAGGCTGGAGGGGGGGTCGCAGGTGACAGCCTTCAAGGCACAGA CTCAGAGGACCCAAAGAAACCTGCCACAGATGCTCAAG CTCTTCCCTCCCGACGCCCCCCGGCCCAGACTCGTGCCAAGCCCCCGTCTGGCAGGGCCGGCCGCGGCTCTGCCAAGCCTGTGTGTAAGACCGAACCTGGAATGGAGAATCCAGCTG cagtGGAAAGAGAGTTGAACAATAAAGAGAAGTGTGACAT tgaaaagaaagaaaaggagagcgAGGATGTTGCTGAGCCAGTCTTGGATGATGAGGACCCTTCATTTCAGGGTGACCCAAACGACCACAACAACCAGCCACAGAGTCAGAG tggcgcagaggaggaagaggcccTCAGCAGTGATGAAGACGTTCCTTTTAGAGACGATCTCAATGACCAGAGCTATGATCCGAGAGCTGAAAG GGATGTCCCTAAACCAAAGCGGAGACCTCCCCCTaaacagaaggagaagaaagagaaagagaaagcacctaaaaaagagaaagaggttGCTGAGATAAAGATAGAAGGTTTGGACAATGTGGAGAGTGTGGAAGAGGAAGTGAAGCTAGAGGAAGAAATGGTGGAGGACCCAGATGGACCCAGGAA AGGTCGGCGGAAAAAAGACGATAAAACCCCAAGGCTGCCAAAGAGAAG GAAGAAGCCCCCAGTGCAGTATGTGCGCTGTGAAATGGAAGGATGTGGGACAGTCCTGGCTCATCCTCGTTACCTGCAG CACCATATAAAGTATCAGCACTTGCTTAAGAAGAAGTACGTCTGTCCTCACCCGTCGTGTGGGAGGCTTTTCCGCCTACAGAAGCAGCTGCTGCGACATGCGAAGCACCACACAG ACCAGCGGGACTACATCTGTGAGTTCTGTGCTCGTGCCTTCAAGAGCTCCCACAACCTGGCTGTGCACCGCATGATTCACACCGGAGAGAAGCCCCTACA GTGTGAAATCTGTGGCTTCACGTGTCGTCAAAAGGCGTCTCTCAACTGGCACATGAAGAAGCATGATGCTGATGCCACTTATCAGTTCTCCTGCCCAATTTGTGGCAAGAAGTTTGAGAAGAAGGACTGTGTGGTGGCCCACAAGGCCAAGAGCCACCCTGAGGTGCTAATAGCAGAGGCACTGGCAGCCAACGCTGGCGCTCTCATCACAACCCCCGCCTCCCTGCTGGAGCTTTCAGGAAACCCCATGCAAACGGAGGTCACTGCCCTGGATGTGAGCCAAATAGGGCAGGATGGGCAGGTGGACCAGCTGAGCCAGGAAGGGCAAGTCGGGCAGCAAGTGGCTCAGGTGTCCCAGATGGGCCATGTGTCCCAACAAGTGAGTCACCAGGTGGTTTTACTGGGACAAGACCAGAGCCTCCATGCCATGCAGGTGCCAGTGACGATCGCCCTGTCCCCCCTTGACCCCCCTTCGCCAGCTGACAACCAGCAGCAGACTCACCTCCAGCTCCAGATGCCCGTCCAGTTTGTGCAGGCGGCTCAGCAGTCACAACTGACCCTCCATTCCAGCTCATTGGTGACCCAACATCAACCCCAGCTCCAGTCTCTGCAGTCGTATTCCTCCCAGCAGCAGAACCAGGGCCAGACGCAGACACTCCAGATGACCTTCCAGCCGGTCAGCCAGTCTCAGACCCACATTCAGCAGATCCCCATCCTAGCCACTTCTCAGCAGCTTCAGACCCTACAGACGGCCGCCCCAAGCCCCCATCCCCATCCCCATCCCCAGTCCCAGGATCCAGCTTCTACCAACGGGGACAGCTTTATTCTGGACAATCCCGTGCTCTCGTCTTCCGCTCAGACAGAGGCTGTAGGGGAGGACGGTGTGGTGTGGGAGCATACGGCACAGGGGGAAGTTCTGTCGGACGGCGCTGAGAGGCATTTGCAGCAGGCCCTCATGtaa